The genomic segment AGCTGACCATCGGTGAACTGGAGGCGGGATACCCTCTGTACTGCAAGGCCTTGAGACGCTTGCTTCAGCAGGGAAAGTCGCCCAAAGACATCGAACGAACCGTCTGCTGGGGACATCTCGAGACCCTCAACCGCTGCCTGCCGACGCGTTACAAATCCCCCTCGTACCTACTGGCCCTCATCAGGCGCGACCTTGAAAAAAAAGAGTCATGAGGTCAGTTTGATCGATGCCCCTCCTGCTGCCATAGCTCAATCACTTCAGGGAAATGCGTTTCCATGCACGCATCGCAGATTCCGTGACTGAAGCTGAGGGTGGTGTGCTGGGAAAGATATTGATCGAGATGTAGCCAGTGTCCTTTCTCATCCTTGGCCTTGCGGCAGTAGGAGCACGTTGAGATCATTCCGCCTTTGCTTTCCATCTGGCAGACGGACTCCAACAATCTGATGGATCGTTTACGCAGTTCCAGAAAGGTCACAGCCTGGCGAGCCAGAGCCTCCATCACCTTGCACTGAGCAGGATCGAGATCGCCAGGCCTGCGATCAATCACACAAAGGGTCCCAATGCGATGGTCCGCATCGTTCTGAAGAGGAAAGCCGGCGTACAGGCGAATGCCCGGGTCACCGGACACCAGGGGGTTGTCTTTGAAGCGTTCGTCCCTGTGGGCATCAGGAACAATCAGCGGCTCTGCGCTGAGAATGGCGTGGGCACAGAACGACCAGTCGCGAGGCGTCTCCTCGACATCGAGCCCGACGCGGGACTTAAACCATTGGCGATCTGCATCGACAAGACTCAACAGCGCAATGGGAGTCCGGCAGGTTTCAGACGCGATTGTGGTGATGTCGTCGTAGGACTGCTCTGGCCTGGTCCCGAGAATCCTGTATTCGTGGAGCGCTGCCAGGCGTTCCGACTCATTCTCAGGACGTGCAGCTGTTTTCACAACATCTGAGAACAGTCACTTCAACCTACAAAAAATTTCTCTGCAAAAAGCCTGCGAAACAAGACTTCAAGTTAACTTTTCCATAGAAATCAAACCTTTTATTCATACTGACTCAAATCCATCAAAAAAGACACAGAACAGACTCTCAAAATCGTCACAACCAATTGGAAAGGTCGATCAGGACCGAAGGCATGCCTGCCAATCGATCGACTCCTGTTCTATGAACGCTGCCATGAAGAGATGAATAAGGCCGACGCCTGAAAACGACGCGCAAGCAGAAAGCATCACCAAGGGAGCAAAGCAGCACGACAAAGCTCAAGTTGAATCAAGTGAAGACACATCATTCAGACACATTTCAAGGGGAACAACTACAAAACAACCAGCATCCAGACGATTCAGCTCGACCTGGAGATCGTTCCGCGCCAGCAAAAAGAAAGACAAGCAACGCAGACAATGCCAGGACATACCTGACAGAAACTCTTCACGCATCCATCCCCCAAAGAACAACAAGATCCTCGAGAAAAATGAACGAATCAAATCCTCTCAAGACATCTATGATTGCCATTGCAAAATTGAGCCGATGAAACAACAAAACCGCATCAAAAAGCTTTCTTATAGCCTTGACGATAAGAATTAGAGGTTGATGCCTTCCAAAACGAAGGGACAGACCATAACAAAATAAAAACATATCGCTTAACAATTCGCTGAATGCAAATTGCATTGTTTTTATATCAGAGGGTAAAAGTCTATATCAATTAAGATTCTTAGCGAATGAAATTCGAGACATGCCCAAAGTCAACGATTCGCCTACACATATCAAGATCATTGTACAAGACGTGGGGCTCAGGATGTCGAGAGCCCTAGTGCCTCACCCACCGGTAGACCATGCGAAAATCTTTCGAAGCATTCTTGACACGGTCGTTGTAGATTTTACGGTCATATTTCAGAAGATCCTGCTTCGGAAGAGAAGCTTTCTGGTAGCTGACGCCACGATACGTGCAGACGGGCATTGGATCTCCTGCGGTCGCAAACGAAATTACAGTCAAATCAACGCCAGAGGCAATTTGTGTGCCTCTACAACCAAATTTTCACAATCTCTTCAGAAAAAGTGCTCTCCTCGTTGCATCATCAGAGCAAGCCGGGCCGTGGCGCCTCCCTGTTCATCTCAATGTATTAAGAACACCCGGGCAACTCCCTTGACAGCATCCATTGGGAGCGATCCAGAGACTGAATGGGAACTGAGCTTGTGGGGTAGGTCCAGGTTCCTTAGGTCACTCCTAAGGGAATCAGACTCGCCAAAGATGTGAACATTCACTCTGCAATCAACGCAGAGCAAAGGGGTTTTAACGTTTAAAGGCGACGTGCCGCAACAAATGCTCGCAAGTCCAATGGAATCTAACCACGAACACCTTGGGACACTGATTTAATTCACCAATGCATCTCTCAAAGGTGGAAAGAACAGAACGCATCTTGGAAGGTTCGATATTGGAAACAGCTTGAAAAAACTCTGAAGTAAAACGATCAACAGAAGCCGTGAAATCAAAGGTGATCAATACCAGCTCGTATTCAAAAGTGTGGGAACCAATCAGTGGCAGTAACGCCGTATGATGCCAAGCATGCATACCACTCATACCCGTCATGGTGCACTTGTACGTGTGACCAGGGACATTGGTGGGCATACCTTGGAAGAATAACTGCATGACCGCCAACCACCATCAACTGCTGGATATTCATTCCATTGAGGAACAATTCGCCCACCGTTCGGCCATAGCGATCCATGGTGATCCGTCGAAGATCAACAGTCTTGCCCACAACGATCAATCGGAGTCGATCTCGCGCTGCAACAGCACGATCCTGATCGGCAGGGTTGCCACGACGATCAGGAGCATCAATGCAGGCCAAACGAATCCGCTCACCTGATGTCGCCCGACAGGTATCACCGTCATAACAGTCTTCAATCCTGACAAGATCACGCACTTCAGCCAGGTTTGAACAAGGCAATGCCAGCGTCAAAGCAGACAGGAGGCCAAAAGCAGTGAACGTGGTGTTGAAAAATTCTTTCTTCATTAAAAGCAGATTATTCTGAAGACAATTCCTTCTGGTGAATACCGTGCGACACCGTACGAACCAGACAATAGCAATACGGTAAGATTTCTTTTATGTCAGGTAAATCAATGAATTTCACGATCGTCATTCTCGACGAGCACGTTACTGCATATCCGCAAGTGGAGTGGAGCGACTGGAAAGACGAGAACAGGAAACAGATGATCAGTCAAGGCGATCATTGGTCCAAAGGCACCTTGGCAGGAGACGACATCTGGGATTGCCTTAAAAGGAATAAAATCAACCCTGATCATGTTGTTCAATGGAAGCCTGAATCAGAGAAACTTCACAGAGTCAGCTTGCCTCTGTTGACCTGATCACAATGCACTTCCCAAATTAAATGAATCGCACTGACCAGATAGAGCTCATCAATCAAGATCACTAGGCAGTAAAAGCAAACCAAATAACTCAGCCCTACGAACTGCCATTTATGCATGACATGTACTCAGTCTGAAAGCCAAACTATAAATACTTGAAATCGGTTTGCTCAACAAAGTTGAATGAAATCTTCGCTGGCGTTATTCATTTCATTCGTCGTCTGGGCAGCAACGCCAAAAGCCAAGATTGCCATTGTTACTGTTACGCGCAACACGCTTGCACGTCACCCCCACGTTTTTTTGGCTTGGATCATTGCCACTCATGATCGTGATGCAGTCGGATGCCTGGGCGGCAGACGCTGAAAAAGCCACAGCAGCACCCAAGGCCAATCTAACGACGTGAGTCACAATGATTTCGTTTGTTACCATGCAATTTAATCACGCGACCACTGGAAAACAATTGGGTATTTGACCGCTTTATCAATCGATGATACTGATGATCAAATGCTCTGCTGAGGGGTTGAAGGCATAGGGTGATATCTAACCATCAGAAACCAAAGCTCATGCTTGGCATCATTACGGGCGTAAAAGTCGAACATGAAAGATGATGCGTCTTGGAGCACACCAGACATGACTGTCTGAAGTGTTCCCCCGGGTGTGCCGTTGAGCAACGGACAACAAAAACCCCGCCATTGCTGAAGGGGGGAAGTGTAGGGTTTTAATGGAAGATCGGCCAGCGCTGAAAGTACAACTTACATAACTTTAATAGAATTAAAAATATCAGCTGACGAGGCTTCTAAAGTTGCATAAATGATGCACGTTCCGATTTTGGATTTTAGTTCAAAAGAAGAACCTTCGGAATGATCTGGCATAACCGTTATTTCAATATAATCTCTATGCTTACTGCGAATCAAAAGCTGATCACCCTGGGACGGATCGAAATCATAAATGGTATTTTCATGTTTCTTCATTAGTCCGAATCTGTCAGCACCTGCTCAACCATTGTAGACATTGGAGCCTATCCCTGCCAAAAGCAAATCATCTCCTTGGCCTCCAATGAGAGTGTCATTGCCATGGTATCCGTAAAGCCTGTCGTTACCCAAGCCGCCGTCAAGGTGATCATCATTTTTACCAGCGTAAATTACATCATCTCCGCGTTCACCAAGGATTGTATCTTCACCATTGTATCCCCCACATCTTGTCGTCACCATGACCTCCGACAATCGTATTTTCAGTATCAATTCCACCATGAATGATGTCATTACCAATACCTCCCAAAAGGTAGTTCAATCCAGCATCGCTTCCTTGAATAAAATCATCACCCGCTCTCCCACTGATGCGCCAACTCTCTGGGCTTTCTTGTGGGGCAGCTAGCCAAGATCCAACAAGATCTCCAGTCAAAATATTCGTATGTTCTCCGTCCACTGCGTCCATTGAAATATAGGCATCTTGGTTTTGGATAAGGTTCTTTTGGGTTACATATTTCTAGAATCCTTTTAGACTCGTACGAACAACAAAATTAGTTTTTGCAACCTTGTTCTCCGGCTTAAATTTTTCGTCAAAGCTAATTTTGAAGCCTTTACCCAGTAGATATTTGAACACTTGCTATTTTTAAAATAAAACTACTTTAGCAATTACGGTTAAGAGACGGCAACCTGTGAGAGCGGGATACCGCTTGATTTCCGTGAACACAGCCCAGATGGCAACGCGCTCCCTCTGTTCGTTCTGAACTCTTCAGTTGTTTGCTCGCACCAATCGCACTACGCCCCATCGCTGAGACCAGGGGTGATAGTCGCCGTGACACCCAGTCCTTTGGTCCAGGGATAGGTGTGTACCTGCACTACTGCCAGATTATCTGCTTTCAAAAGAAGCAAGCCTCCACCTTGGTGAGGGTGGATCTGAGGCGAGAGCTTTTTGAAGCCGACGAATTCATCCATGGGCTTCCCGCCCTTGACGTAATCCACCATCACCTGGGCGTATTTCTCGTTGTTGGGGTCGGGAGCACACCAATGGATTATGAAGCAAGCCATCTAAAAACAGCTCAACACCATTCGATCTTTGCCTTAACTGCTGGGATCACTAGTAACCAAAGGAACATCAGGCTTGTCCTATGTATGGCGATACTTGAGTTGCTACCCGGAGATCCCAGCCAGAAATGGGGTGGCGCGCAAGATCTGCACTGAAAACAATCCATTCAAATAAGACCTGCCACATGTCCAAATCCAGAGACCTGATCAACGCCCACCTCTATCCAGTGCTTGCGACCTTCGCGGTGATCTATGGAGCCATTCAGATCGCTCCCATTGCGCAGCAGGCCCGTTCCTACAATGCATGTGTTCAGCAGGAACCAAACCTACGGGACTCAGCGGAAGCACAAAAATAATATTGAGCCAAAGTCTGCAGCCCGAAGAAGCATCTTTTGCAGTGGGTGGCTACGTCATCTCTAGCCTTTGCTGACAAACACTGTCTACGTCTGGTCTGCGAATAGAAAAACCCCGCCATTGCTGACGGGTTGATGAAGCGCTGGTGTTGTACTAGATGTCGTTACCACCAGGATCTGCGCTGCCGCTGAGGTTGTTGACCAGGAGGAAGTCATCGTGGTTAGTAAGACGAGAGTCAAGCCCTTTGGCTTCGGCATCATTCATGACGCCAGCATCAAGCCCCTGAAACAGGTTGATGGGCTCGATGACAAAGCGGTTATCGCTCCTGAGATCAAGACCGGCTTGCATTTCGTAGCCGAGGCTTCCTGGAGTGTCAATTAAATTCCCCAAATAGATGTCTGTTTCGGCTGTAATGTTTGAGTCACCTTTGTGGTCGGAAAACCACTTCTTTACCCGCTCCCACCAGCTGCCGCTCCCTTCTTGGTATTGATCATGAGTTATCTCGTTTCCACTTGAATCTTTATAAGTCGTCTCCCCATCTGAATTGATATACGCCTCATAACCATTATCGTGCTTCCATAGTTTGCCTGTTGTGTACCCATGTTCATTATACGTTGTGGTGATATCAACCGAATAAGGCCATGTTCCTTGGGTAGTGGTTTCAGTACTGTTTTGCACCACTTGGTCCTTGAGCAATTGCTGAATATTGCTTGACTGGGCCATGTAGGCTTTCTGTACATGGAAACTGACACCTATCAGCGGGTCAATATATGCCTGATTTCGATTGACATCGAGCAGATCATGCTGATGCTGAGGAACACCTTCGAGAAACTCTGGACCCGCATTGGGATCATAAAGTTCTGGGCCAGTACCGCCATTTGCCTGTATTGCCAGAACCCCGGAGGAGTTTTCATTCAACTCATCTGATCCTTCCATGCGATGAGGTTCTGATAGGCCTAGGCCTATTGAACCGTCGTGAAAGAAAGACTCTCCATCAATGGCATTGGTTTTGGGCATGAGGAAAATACCTGTTAATGGTGATTGTTGCTTTGGAGATATCTCTCCTCAGCTAACTCACCATCTCTGCAATCAACGACTCAAGCGATGACCCAGGTCATCCGCAGCTGTGATCTTGGTCACAGGTCCTCTAAAGCACTGCTAAGGCTGGGTTTCACAGGCTCACCCCCAAATGCCAAGCAATCAACCTGTCCTTTTCGTCTTCAGTCAGAAAAGGGGCAAGCCAGTCCAGAAGCAGCTCTTCCACTGCAGGCTTTCCAAGGTCCTGCACCCCGCCACGTAGCCACCTCTTGAAGCTGTCAGGGTCATTGGCCCTTAGCGCTGAGAGGAGTTCATTGAGCAACAGAACAATGAGGGGTTCGAGGGTCGTTGGTCAGTCGTGACGACCTGAACTATTCCCCGTTGTTCTCAGGCAACAAAAAACCCAGGGTGACAGAACGCGTCTAGCTCTGGTGACTTTTGTGTTGCTGCGCCAGTGACAAGGAGTTCCTCAACTTTGTTCCGAGGCACAGCTGAAAGTTTTGTTGCCTCAATCCATCTCAGTTCTGTTCACGAGATTGCTTCGCGGCCAGTCCGGCTTCAATGGCTGTTCCAATCGCCAGAGCGACCAGCCCGAGCAAGCCAATGAGTTGATTTTGGATTTGTTCGGCACCCTCCGCACCTTGTCCCAGCACTGCACCAAGTGCAAACCAGGTTGTCGCCAGAGCAGATGTAATCCAGTACGCCTTCCAGCGGCGCTGGTACAGGTACCCGGCGCCTATGCCCGGAATCACGTTCAAGGTGACGGCTACCCAGCCTGCTGATGCGGCGAGAATCTCTCTTTTCGTGGGTGCCATACGACCAGGTGTCTCGAAGCATTGTCGTGGGCGTCAACACCAACCGTGCGCCGCGCCCTTCCGGAACCTGATGTTCAAAAACCGTCTCAGTTCCTCAGCCATAGGGTCCGAAGCGCGTCGCACAGGCGGCTCCACACTGGGCACCCAAGGCGATGGCCTTCGCCAAAGACCAGCGCGCAGCAAGACCGGTGACCACCCCCGCCGCAAAGCTGTCACCGCAGCCATAGCTCTCGACCAATGGCCCGGGGAGGGGTGCAGGGTCGTAGCGACCGCCCGGAAGACTGAGTCCTCCCGCGGCACCTTCCGTGCGAATCAGCGTGTGGGGAGTTGGGTGCAACTGCTCCGGCTCCACGCGCTCACCCGGATCAAGGCCACTGCCAATCAGGGCGTCGAGGGACACCCTGGCCTCCTGCAGCACAGGCAAACGAACCCTCGGCGTCGCGGCTAGAACCGCAGCAGAACGGCAGGCTTTCAACAGAGGCGCATCAGCTGCCGTGACGAAGAGTCCGTCGCATTCGCCGAGAATCTCCCAGGGCAGGTGATCGTCGAGTGCTGGGGTCAGCCGCTCGCCTATCACTGTGATCGCCCTGTCCCCCTCGCCATCGACCAAGCTCAGGCCCCGCCGGGTTGGCACCTCCCTCCAGGCGACATGCACCTCAAGACCCAGATGCTCGAGCCGCTTGACGCAGGCTTCACCGACCGAATCGCGGCCTAGGGCCGTGAAGAACTGGACGGGCTGCTGCTGCAACCGCGCCATCTGAACAGCAACGACGGCACCACCACCAGCGGGTTCCTGAAGGGTCCGCAGGGCGTGACCGATGGTCCCGGGACGGGGCAATTGGTCCACTGCCAGAAATTCCACCCACTCGACATGGCCAACGACGGCCAAGCGCAGAGGCGGCAGGGAAGAGGCGGGAGACAAGGGCAGTCCCAGACGGCTGGAATCCCATCCTCTCTCGTGATTCTGCCTGGATCAGATTGATCGCTGCAGCTGCTCCGGCAGGCCGATCCCTCAGGGTGATCATCTCGACCGTCGTCGACGTCACCTTGCAAGTGAGCCATCTACCTTTGCAGAGCAGCTGGAAGCTGAAAATCAGGCAACGATCAGTACGTTAAGTAAGCCGCACTTAGCAGGGCGCACGATCAGTCTGCAATTGACAACTACTTTTCAGGATTTGGTGATGGGGGTGTCACCTTTTTCTGGTGTCAGTCGTGGTTCTAATCAGCGTTAATGAAGCAGCCTGATGTCTGCAAGGGGCAGTTACGCGGATGCCTTAAAGGATCTTCGTCCATATCTGACAGACGTCAAGAATAGAAACGGCTAGAACAAACTACGGATTGGGATCAATTGTCCAAATAGTGTTGTTTTTCGAAACTCGGATTGACCTTGGTTTAAAAACTGACCCTGACACTTTAATTGTGTTAAGTAGAGTTATTAGCATGGGTTATAGTGTTGTTAACGTCACTTTTGAAATGAAAGGTCGGGAGGAAGCCGCCAATACATCCTAAGGAATCAGTGCTGAACAAAGTCGGCAGAGGCTGCTGAAACGGGCTCGGCAGGACCGTGAAAACAGGTCTCAAGAGCCTGTAGGCCTAGCGGCATTCAAACAACAGCAACAGGCCATTGCGGCGGCTGGTTAAAAGCGTAAGCGCTTATCAGTCGCGGCTGGCGTTTGTATCGATAGGACGTATGATGAATCAATGAAAAAACTTTCAATCTGTACTTCCGTAACAGCCCTGCTGCTGGGCAGTTTGCATCCCCCAGTTTCAGCCCAGCTCAGCGGAAAAGAATTGCAGATTTACTTGTATGGTGTTTACATTGGATATGCTGCCGCAGAGTGCAACGCTTACCAGAAAGGAATGATTCCCAGGTCTATGGTCCTTGAAACATTTACGAATATTGGAACTGATAAAGAAATCGACGACACACATAAGCAGCTTGTCTTTAAAGTAATCCAAGAATTGGAGGACTCTCCAAAATGCCAAGCTCTCCTCAAGGAATGGGCAAGTTCCAGTGACTAACCAAGATTCAGTAGTCAACTACCGACATTCCCGTTGAGGGGTAGTTAAGCATTCTTGGCCGTGAGAGATCCGTTAGATTCGGGACTTTGAAGTGTTGGTACTTGACAATTTAGTAGTCAACCAAGGCGAATAAATCCCCATATCCTTCTGCAGCCTTTTCAGCCTCGCCAAAGGAATCGTAACCCCAGGCGAAGGAAACAGTGGTCGAATCAAATGGCAACGGCAAATTTTTACAGTTACTCTTTTTACCTTTGATGATCATTTGATTGGAGCTACTTTTGATTTTTTTAATTTTAGACGAGCAAAATTCATCTTCATCGTAAGGCTTATAACTGATGATGCTATCTCCATATTTTTTGAAATTCTTCTTATGCATCTTCGCCATTTCACCTGCATGTTCATGATTGATCACCAGATCGGCTTTCCCATTGCGCTTGGGCTTAACAAAAACGTCATCGTACGTTGCTGTAGATACGCTGGTGCTTATGTTTGTCGCTATGGAAAAAAATAAATTTTACTGTTATATCATAAAGATTTGAAGCAGGCAAAAGCATTTCTAACATTCAAACCAAACAACCCGGACGTCATGCCTGGGCCTTTGTTTATGGGATCGATTGATCAGACATGCAATGGAATGAAACGTCGTTGCAGTCGGTATTGTCTTGGCTGACTACGTAGCTTTGACAATTGCTCTTGAGACACCACACCCAAGAGTTAAATAGCTGACCTAACCACCTTTATTTGCCATGGTAGTCAATGCTGATTAACGCATTAATTGTCTGCCTTCATTGTTGACTAGTTCACGCGAACATACTTCTCCACGAAGCAATAACTCATGTTATACCTTCATGTCATTCAGCGTTTTGATTGATTTCATATTATAACCTTCCAACAGGCAGCAATCGTCATTGAGTTTGACAGGTGTCTCTGATCCGACGTGACTCATGATTTCGACACTGCACCAATTCCAACGGCAGGAGTCAGCCCAACCGGCAGCGTACGTCCTACTCGCAAGAGCAGGACAAAGGCAGCAGCAAAGGCAGTTGTAGCCTGGGTCATCCTAAGAGCTGCATGGATGGATTCATCTCTAGCTCTGATCAGCCAGCCCTGTCTATATCTGCTCTAAAAACACAAAAACCCCGCCATTCGATGACGGAGGGATGCCTTGAAAGCGTTTGAATCAGACAGCGCCAGATTTCAGCACTGATCTCTTACCCATTCAGCAACAGGTGACTTATCACTTAATTCCGCTGCCTTTCTCCAATCAGCACAAGCGCCTTCAAGGTCAGCTAATTTTTCTTTGTGG from the Synechococcus sp. KORDI-100 genome contains:
- a CDS encoding DUF3136 domain-containing protein, yielding MPQAKLTIGELEAGYPLYCKALRRLLQQGKSPKDIERTVCWGHLETLNRCLPTRYKSPSYLLALIRRDLEKKES
- a CDS encoding GAF domain-containing protein, producing the protein MKTAARPENESERLAALHEYRILGTRPEQSYDDITTIASETCRTPIALLSLVDADRQWFKSRVGLDVEETPRDWSFCAHAILSAEPLIVPDAHRDERFKDNPLVSGDPGIRLYAGFPLQNDADHRIGTLCVIDRRPGDLDPAQCKVMEALARQAVTFLELRKRSIRLLESVCQMESKGGMISTCSYCRKAKDEKGHWLHLDQYLSQHTTLSFSHGICDACMETHFPEVIELWQQEGHRSN
- a CDS encoding DUF3303 domain-containing protein, which codes for MACFIIHWCAPDPNNEKYAQVMVDYVKGGKPMDEFVGFKKLSPQIHPHQGGGLLLLKADNLAVVQVHTYPWTKGLGVTATITPGLSDGA
- a CDS encoding PfkB family carbohydrate kinase, which produces MPLSPASSLPPLRLAVVGHVEWVEFLAVDQLPRPGTIGHALRTLQEPAGGGAVVAVQMARLQQQPVQFFTALGRDSVGEACVKRLEHLGLEVHVAWREVPTRRGLSLVDGEGDRAITVIGERLTPALDDHLPWEILGECDGLFVTAADAPLLKACRSAAVLAATPRVRLPVLQEARVSLDALIGSGLDPGERVEPEQLHPTPHTLIRTEGAAGGLSLPGGRYDPAPLPGPLVESYGCGDSFAAGVVTGLAARWSLAKAIALGAQCGAACATRFGPYG